A window of the Natronomonas salina genome harbors these coding sequences:
- a CDS encoding DUF7124 domain-containing protein — MDGGGSTDMTLAFELEALKRLARPEEVFSDARTWSEYVGVVSDKPTYVVTNLTRKNRIRQDFFSGPRGREESLENVKKQFDTERHVFVGVDDEDAALAESVDWEYLPVEQAAEAADWKLGDPEEGRAADTEEERDDWP, encoded by the coding sequence ATGGATGGCGGCGGCTCTACGGACATGACCCTCGCGTTCGAGCTGGAGGCGCTGAAGCGACTGGCCAGGCCGGAGGAGGTGTTCTCCGACGCCCGCACCTGGAGCGAGTACGTCGGGGTGGTCTCCGACAAGCCGACCTACGTCGTGACGAACCTCACCCGGAAGAACCGCATCAGACAGGACTTCTTCTCCGGCCCGCGCGGCCGCGAGGAGAGCCTCGAGAACGTCAAGAAGCAGTTCGACACCGAGCGGCACGTCTTCGTCGGCGTCGACGACGAGGACGCCGCCCTCGCCGAGTCGGTCGACTGGGAGTACCTCCCCGTCGAGCAGGCCGCCGAGGCCGCTGACTGGAAGCTCGGCGACCCCGAGGAGGGCCGCGCCGCCGACACCGAAGAGGAGCGCGACGACTGGCCGTAG
- a CDS encoding amino acid ABC transporter ATP-binding protein, whose translation MTLLNVENVDKSYGDEEVLRDVSFEMQRQDVEVVVGPSGSGKSTLLRCVNRLTEIDDGAIYLDGEEIHGIDENDLRRRVGMVFQDFNLFAHRTARGNVTLGLTEVLGLSTEEARAKADDYLARVGLADQADSYPAELSGGQKQRVGIARALAMDPELILFDEPTSALDPELIGEVLEVMRDLAAEGMTMLCVTHEMGFARSAASTITFLDAGRVVERGPPEQLFENPEHDRTRAFLGELTDLNR comes from the coding sequence ATGACGCTACTCAACGTCGAGAACGTCGACAAGTCCTACGGCGACGAGGAGGTACTGCGCGACGTCAGCTTCGAGATGCAGCGACAGGACGTCGAAGTGGTCGTCGGCCCGTCGGGGTCGGGCAAGTCGACGCTGCTGCGCTGCGTCAACCGCCTCACGGAGATCGACGACGGCGCGATATACCTCGACGGCGAGGAGATCCACGGCATCGACGAGAACGACCTCCGGCGCCGCGTCGGGATGGTGTTCCAGGACTTCAACCTCTTCGCCCACCGCACCGCCCGCGGGAACGTCACGCTCGGACTGACCGAGGTCCTCGGCCTCTCGACGGAGGAAGCCCGGGCGAAGGCCGACGACTACCTCGCTCGCGTCGGGCTCGCCGACCAGGCGGACTCCTACCCCGCCGAGCTCTCCGGCGGCCAGAAGCAGCGCGTCGGCATCGCCCGCGCGCTCGCGATGGACCCAGAGCTCATCCTCTTCGACGAGCCGACCAGCGCGCTCGACCCAGAGCTCATCGGCGAGGTCCTCGAGGTGATGCGCGACCTGGCCGCGGAGGGGATGACGATGCTCTGTGTCACCCACGAGATGGGCTTCGCGCGGTCGGCGGCCTCGACGATCACGTTCCTCGACGCCGGTCGCGTCGTCGAACGCGGCCCGCCCGAACAGCTCTTCGAGAACCCCGAGCACGACCGCACACGGGCGTTCCTCGGTGAACTCACCGACCTGAACCGATGA
- the carB gene encoding carbamoyl-phosphate synthase large subunit — translation MPDDEDRTILLIGSGPIQIGQAAEFDYSGAQACRALQEEGARVVLVNSNPATIMTDHEMADKVYVEPITTEAIAEVIREEQPDGVIAGLGGQTGLNVTAELAEEGVLDEYDVEIMGTPLDTIYATEDRELFRERMRDIGEPVCRSETIESMDELEDAVESVGGLPVIARTAYTLGGSGSGVVDDMDELREIVRKGFQLSRNHEVQITESIAGWVELEYEVMRDADDSCIIICNMENIDPMGIHTGESTVVTPSQVIPDEAHQEMRDSALKVIRELGIQGGCNIQHAWRDDGTPSGEYRVVEVNPRVSRSSALASKATGYPIARVTAKVAMGKRLHEIDNEITGETTAAFEPAIDYVVTKVPRWPKDKFSDVDFELGPAMKSTGEAMSIGRTFEESLLKALRSSEYDPAVDWSEVDDDELEADYLETPTPDRPYAMFEAFERGYTVDEIVDLTGIYEWYVERFKRVADAADAAQDGDFQTAADAGFTNQEVTAIAGGEFGDTHASWIPSDVQDAEEVDDEGRPVETDGAGVTIDDVEGETSRRTYKQVDTCAGEFRASTPYYYSAREPPTGQGASEVQVDRDVESVVVVGGGPIRIGQGVEFDYCAVHAVRALREQGIDAHVVNNNPETVSTDYDTSDGLFFEPITAEEVADIVEETNADGVMVQFGGQTSVNVGEPLEKELARRDLDCEIMGTSVEAMDLAEDRDRFNALMDELGISQPEGGTATSEAEALELAHDIGYPVLVRPSYVLGGRAMDVVYSDEELQEYIEEAVRVAPDKPILVDEFLADAVELDVDAVADGDDVLIGGIMEHVEAAGVHSGDSACMIPPRSLSQETLERVREVTLEIARALDTVGLLNVQLAVRDGEVYVLEANPRSSRTVPFVSKATGVPIAKLAAKVMAGKSLEELQSHEQVPEHVSVKEVVLPFDRLPGSDPRLGPEMKSTGEVMGTARSFGKAYLKAQPATGKAIPTDGTAIVDLETLRGMSQKNEDITDVREGAERTFDVREKDEFDDVFQALRDGEVDVIFSRDRDVLEVAVEEDITYFSTVPSARAALEAIETKDEPLDVMALSERPTERRNWGE, via the coding sequence ATGCCAGACGACGAGGACCGTACGATCCTGCTCATCGGGAGCGGGCCGATCCAGATCGGACAGGCCGCCGAGTTCGACTACTCCGGCGCTCAGGCGTGTCGGGCGTTACAGGAGGAGGGAGCACGAGTCGTCCTCGTCAACTCCAACCCGGCGACCATCATGACCGACCACGAGATGGCCGACAAGGTCTACGTCGAGCCCATCACGACCGAGGCCATCGCCGAGGTCATCCGGGAGGAACAGCCCGACGGCGTCATCGCCGGCCTCGGCGGCCAGACGGGGCTGAACGTCACCGCCGAACTCGCCGAGGAGGGCGTCCTCGACGAATACGACGTCGAGATCATGGGGACGCCGCTCGACACCATCTACGCGACCGAGGACCGCGAACTGTTCCGCGAGCGGATGCGCGACATCGGCGAACCGGTCTGCCGCTCCGAGACCATCGAGTCGATGGACGAACTCGAGGACGCCGTCGAATCCGTCGGCGGGCTGCCGGTCATCGCCCGCACCGCCTACACGCTCGGTGGTTCCGGCTCCGGCGTCGTCGACGACATGGACGAGCTCCGCGAGATCGTCCGCAAGGGCTTCCAGCTCTCCCGGAACCACGAGGTCCAGATCACCGAGTCCATCGCCGGCTGGGTCGAACTCGAGTACGAGGTGATGCGGGACGCCGACGACTCCTGTATCATCATCTGCAACATGGAGAACATCGACCCGATGGGCATCCACACCGGCGAGTCCACCGTCGTGACGCCCTCGCAGGTCATCCCCGACGAGGCCCACCAGGAGATGCGGGACTCCGCGCTGAAGGTCATCCGCGAACTGGGCATCCAGGGCGGCTGTAACATCCAGCACGCCTGGCGGGACGACGGCACGCCGTCGGGCGAGTACCGCGTCGTCGAGGTGAACCCGCGCGTCTCCCGTTCGTCCGCGCTGGCCTCGAAGGCGACCGGCTACCCCATCGCCCGCGTCACCGCGAAGGTCGCGATGGGCAAGCGCCTCCACGAGATCGACAACGAGATCACCGGCGAGACGACCGCCGCCTTCGAGCCCGCCATCGACTACGTCGTCACCAAGGTCCCGCGGTGGCCCAAGGACAAGTTCTCCGACGTCGACTTCGAACTCGGCCCCGCGATGAAGTCCACCGGGGAGGCGATGTCCATCGGCCGGACCTTCGAGGAGTCGCTGCTGAAGGCCCTGCGGTCCTCCGAGTACGACCCGGCCGTCGACTGGTCCGAGGTCGACGACGACGAACTCGAGGCCGACTACCTCGAGACCCCGACGCCGGACCGCCCGTACGCGATGTTCGAGGCCTTCGAGCGCGGCTACACCGTCGACGAGATCGTCGACCTGACGGGCATCTACGAGTGGTACGTCGAGCGGTTCAAGCGCGTCGCCGACGCCGCCGACGCCGCCCAGGACGGCGACTTCCAGACAGCCGCCGACGCCGGGTTCACGAACCAGGAGGTCACCGCCATCGCCGGCGGCGAGTTCGGGGACACCCACGCCTCCTGGATCCCCTCCGACGTCCAGGACGCAGAAGAGGTCGACGACGAGGGTCGCCCCGTCGAGACCGACGGCGCGGGCGTCACCATCGACGACGTCGAGGGAGAGACCTCCCGCCGCACCTACAAGCAGGTCGACACCTGCGCCGGCGAGTTCCGCGCCTCCACGCCGTACTACTACTCCGCCCGCGAGCCGCCGACGGGCCAGGGTGCCAGCGAGGTGCAGGTCGACCGCGACGTCGAGAGCGTCGTGGTGGTCGGCGGCGGCCCCATCCGCATCGGCCAGGGCGTCGAGTTCGACTACTGTGCGGTCCACGCCGTCCGCGCGCTCCGCGAGCAGGGTATCGACGCCCACGTGGTCAACAACAACCCCGAGACGGTCTCGACGGACTACGACACCTCCGACGGGCTGTTCTTCGAGCCCATCACCGCCGAGGAGGTCGCCGACATCGTCGAGGAGACCAACGCCGACGGCGTGATGGTCCAGTTCGGCGGCCAGACCTCCGTCAACGTCGGCGAGCCCCTCGAGAAGGAGCTGGCCCGCCGCGACCTCGACTGCGAGATCATGGGCACCTCCGTCGAGGCGATGGACCTCGCGGAGGACCGCGACCGGTTCAACGCCCTGATGGACGAGCTGGGCATCAGCCAGCCCGAGGGCGGCACCGCGACCAGTGAGGCGGAGGCCCTCGAGTTGGCCCACGACATCGGCTACCCGGTGCTCGTGCGCCCCTCCTACGTCCTCGGCGGCCGCGCGATGGACGTCGTCTACTCCGACGAGGAACTGCAGGAGTACATCGAGGAGGCCGTCCGCGTCGCCCCCGACAAGCCCATCCTCGTCGACGAGTTCCTCGCCGACGCGGTGGAGCTCGACGTCGACGCCGTGGCCGACGGCGACGACGTCCTCATCGGCGGCATCATGGAGCACGTCGAGGCCGCCGGGGTCCACTCCGGCGACTCCGCCTGCATGATTCCGCCGCGCTCGCTGTCCCAGGAGACCCTGGAGCGCGTCCGCGAGGTCACCCTCGAGATCGCCCGCGCGCTCGACACCGTCGGGCTGCTGAACGTCCAGCTGGCCGTCCGCGACGGCGAGGTGTACGTCCTGGAGGCCAACCCGCGCTCGTCCCGTACCGTCCCGTTCGTCTCGAAGGCGACGGGCGTCCCCATCGCGAAGCTGGCGGCGAAGGTCATGGCCGGCAAGTCGCTCGAGGAACTGCAGTCCCACGAGCAGGTCCCCGAGCACGTCTCGGTCAAGGAGGTCGTCCTGCCGTTCGACCGCCTGCCGGGTTCGGACCCTCGCCTGGGGCCGGAGATGAAGTCCACCGGTGAGGTCATGGGCACCGCCCGCTCCTTCGGGAAGGCCTACCTCAAGGCGCAGCCGGCGACGGGCAAGGCCATCCCGACCGACGGCACCGCCATCGTCGACCTCGAGACGCTCCGCGGCATGTCCCAGAAGAACGAGGACATCACGGACGTCCGCGAGGGCGCCGAGCGCACCTTCGACGTCCGCGAGAAGGACGAGTTCGACGACGTCTTCCAGGCGCTCCGCGACGGCGAGGTCGACGTCATCTTCTCGCGCGACCGCGACGTCCTCGAGGTCGCCGTCGAGGAGGACATCACCTACTTCTCGACGGTCCCGAGCGCCCGCGCGGCCCTGGAGGCCATCGAGACGAAGGACGAGCCCCTCGACGTGATGGCCCTCTCGGAGCGGCCGACCGAGCGCCGCAACTGGGGCGAATAG
- a CDS encoding HD domain-containing protein → MDIEEVFPEIETIADDSLRTGVSTAWTTAAGINGLEVEELPEVPWLPATQRELDIEAEEALLVDHVRDVASCAVGLAESLLSRDDDLEVDLDTVIAGALVHDVSKLYEFDGMERTEVGELLGHPYYGVAVVSRANLPVEIAHVVLSHSSRTTVEPATLEAEIVRRADEVAAAKLRAGAVDDLREA, encoded by the coding sequence ATGGACATCGAGGAGGTCTTCCCGGAGATCGAGACCATCGCGGACGACTCGCTGCGGACCGGCGTCTCGACGGCGTGGACGACCGCTGCTGGCATCAACGGCCTGGAGGTCGAGGAGCTCCCCGAGGTGCCGTGGCTGCCGGCGACCCAGCGCGAACTCGACATCGAGGCCGAGGAGGCGCTGCTCGTCGACCACGTCCGCGACGTGGCCTCGTGTGCGGTCGGGCTCGCGGAGTCGCTGCTCTCGCGGGACGACGACCTCGAGGTCGACCTCGACACCGTCATCGCGGGCGCGCTGGTCCACGATGTCTCGAAGCTCTACGAGTTCGACGGCATGGAGCGCACCGAGGTCGGCGAACTGCTCGGCCACCCCTACTACGGCGTCGCCGTCGTCTCCCGGGCGAACCTCCCCGTCGAGATCGCCCACGTCGTCCTCTCTCACTCCTCGCGGACGACCGTCGAGCCGGCGACGCTGGAGGCCGAGATCGTCCGCCGGGCCGACGAGGTCGCGGCGGCGAAGCTCCGGGCCGGCGCCGTGGACGACCTGCGCGAGGCCTGA
- a CDS encoding PIN domain-containing protein: MYAETDFLLALVKDDDWLGDAAEAVYREHADDLWTSRFTLVELLMVAYREDLDAERMVVNAASLLDVRGDADSVVAAATYVADHGFTPFDALHLVESDGDTIVSSDGTYESFAPRLDLRDVDAE, translated from the coding sequence ATGTACGCGGAGACGGACTTCCTCCTCGCGCTCGTCAAGGACGACGACTGGCTCGGTGACGCCGCCGAGGCGGTCTACCGCGAGCACGCCGACGACCTCTGGACGTCCCGATTCACGCTCGTCGAACTGCTGATGGTCGCATACCGGGAGGACCTCGACGCCGAACGGATGGTCGTGAACGCGGCGAGCCTGCTGGACGTGCGCGGTGACGCGGACTCGGTCGTCGCCGCGGCGACGTACGTCGCCGACCACGGGTTCACGCCCTTCGACGCGCTCCACCTGGTCGAGTCCGACGGCGACACCATCGTCTCGAGCGACGGGACCTACGAATCGTTCGCCCCCCGGCTGGACCTGCGCGATGTCGACGCCGAGTGA
- a CDS encoding replication factor C large subunit, with translation MADWTEKYRPSTLSEVRGNNKARDALKEWADTWEEHGEAVIVYGSPGVGKTSAAHALANDMGWPILELNASDARTKDEIERFAGRAAANTTLGGDRQLIILDEADNLHQHKDRGGAAAMTRLVENATQPIVLIANDYYEMSSGLRSACRDIEFNDIQQRSIVPVLRDVCRQEGVEFDEDVLQRIAEQNRGDLRGAIKDLQSRERDGEIRAEGSEGSRDKTEGIFSFLDAVLKEESAEEALQTAYAVDETPDDLLQWIEDKVPKVYEGDELADAYEYLANADVWLGRVRATQNYSYWRYATDNVAAGVAAVRQRDRGGWTRYGGAPYRSSRNATRDYIATQIAEKAGVSTATARREIMPYLAAMTHHCRNRELTIRMVARYELEAEHVSFITGSGKTTNKVQGIVEEAEERREQAAVDHSGGAFAAVEAEAADGEGDGDDSEDGAGTLSDFGASGGESGERTADDDSDDRSTEERAEEADSDDGQAGLSDFT, from the coding sequence ATGGCCGACTGGACGGAGAAATATCGCCCGTCGACCCTCTCTGAGGTCCGCGGGAACAACAAGGCCCGCGACGCCCTGAAGGAGTGGGCCGACACGTGGGAGGAACACGGCGAGGCCGTCATCGTCTACGGCTCGCCGGGGGTCGGGAAGACGTCGGCGGCCCACGCGCTGGCCAACGACATGGGGTGGCCGATCCTGGAGCTGAACGCCTCCGACGCGCGCACGAAAGACGAGATCGAGCGATTCGCCGGCCGGGCGGCCGCGAACACGACGCTCGGCGGCGACCGCCAGCTCATCATCCTCGACGAGGCCGACAACCTCCACCAGCACAAAGACCGCGGCGGCGCCGCTGCGATGACGCGGCTCGTCGAGAACGCGACCCAGCCGATCGTCCTCATCGCCAACGACTACTACGAGATGTCCTCCGGACTGCGGAGCGCCTGCCGGGACATCGAGTTCAACGACATCCAGCAGCGCTCCATCGTCCCGGTCCTGCGGGACGTCTGCCGCCAGGAGGGCGTCGAGTTCGACGAGGACGTCCTCCAGCGCATCGCCGAGCAGAACCGCGGGGACCTCCGCGGCGCCATCAAGGACCTGCAGTCCCGCGAGCGCGACGGCGAGATCCGCGCGGAGGGCAGCGAGGGCTCCCGGGACAAGACCGAGGGCATCTTCTCGTTCCTCGACGCCGTCCTGAAGGAGGAGTCAGCCGAGGAGGCGCTGCAGACCGCCTACGCCGTCGACGAGACGCCCGACGACCTGCTGCAGTGGATCGAGGACAAAGTCCCGAAGGTCTACGAGGGCGACGAGCTGGCCGACGCCTACGAGTACCTCGCGAACGCCGACGTTTGGCTGGGCCGGGTGCGAGCGACCCAGAACTACAGCTACTGGCGCTACGCGACCGACAACGTCGCCGCTGGCGTCGCGGCCGTCCGCCAGCGGGACCGCGGCGGCTGGACGCGCTACGGCGGCGCGCCCTACCGCTCCTCGCGGAACGCGACGCGGGACTACATCGCCACGCAGATCGCCGAGAAGGCGGGCGTCTCGACGGCGACGGCCCGGCGGGAGATCATGCCCTACCTCGCGGCGATGACCCACCACTGCCGGAACCGCGAGCTGACGATCCGGATGGTCGCCCGCTACGAGCTCGAGGCCGAGCACGTCTCCTTCATCACGGGGTCGGGGAAGACGACGAACAAGGTCCAAGGCATCGTCGAGGAGGCCGAGGAGCGGAGGGAACAGGCCGCCGTCGACCACTCGGGGGGCGCGTTCGCGGCGGTGGAGGCTGAAGCGGCCGATGGAGAGGGTGACGGCGACGACTCCGAGGACGGCGCCGGCACGCTCTCGGACTTCGGCGCGTCGGGCGGCGAGAGCGGCGAGAGAACGGCGGACGACGACTCCGACGATCGGTCGACCGAGGAACGCGCCGAGGAGGCCGACTCCGACGACGGCCAGGCCGGCCTCTCCGACTTCACGTAA
- a CDS encoding AbrB/MazE/SpoVT family DNA-binding domain-containing protein, translating to MTDAKLDDRGRLTLPKELRERHGDRYHIVELHDGIKLVPVAEDPLEALRETFADVQKTPEELRDGAREAALDEAGR from the coding sequence ATGACCGACGCGAAGCTGGACGACCGGGGTCGTCTCACCCTGCCGAAGGAGCTCCGGGAACGGCACGGCGACCGCTATCACATCGTCGAGCTGCACGACGGGATCAAGCTCGTCCCGGTGGCCGAGGACCCGCTGGAGGCCCTCCGGGAGACGTTCGCGGACGTCCAGAAGACCCCCGAGGAACTCCGGGATGGCGCACGCGAGGCCGCGCTCGACGAGGCGGGTCGGTGA
- a CDS encoding SLC13 family permease produces MLVVFAIILVALLFFVTEPVPIDITAIGVMVALIVLEPMTGVSPEAGVSGFANPATITVLAMFVLSEGIRRTGVVNIIGRRIADRFGDSPTGQLVAVLGLSGGTAGFINNTPVVAVMIPMVTELSKRTGISPSRLLIPVSYVSMLGGMLTLIGTSSNILASDVYDRVGGEATEPFAMFEFTALGALLLVVGTAYLLVAAPRLLPERVKARMELTDEFEMTQYLTEVVVSADSPMIGRSVEGALSDIDVDADIVQLIRNGQAFNEPLARKEVRADDILVLRVDRESLVGLMDAEGLTFAPDAEVTDELLEADEEAVEELEETDDDQRLVEIVLTPDTNLLGETLETLNFRQRYDASVLAIRRGGDIIHQRMDERRLRAGDTLLIQANEETVRRFQTNRNFVVAQELTRPDFRSERIPVAVGIVAAVVAVAALGVLPIMVSALAGIIAMVATGCVRPNEVYDAIDWNVIFLLAGLIPLGVAMENTGAAAWLADVVVANSAGVGVVAMVGIFYLFTSLITNVVSNNASVVLMIPVAYDAGQQLGADPFAFVLAVTFAASTAMLTPIGYQTNLMVYGPGGYRFTDFTRIGAPLQLILTVVTTLGIVWLYGV; encoded by the coding sequence ATGCTCGTCGTCTTCGCCATCATCCTCGTGGCCCTGCTGTTCTTCGTGACGGAGCCGGTGCCGATCGACATCACGGCCATCGGCGTGATGGTCGCGCTCATCGTCCTCGAACCGATGACGGGCGTCTCGCCCGAGGCCGGGGTCTCCGGGTTCGCGAACCCGGCCACCATCACCGTCCTCGCGATGTTCGTCCTCTCGGAGGGAATCCGCCGGACGGGCGTGGTCAACATCATCGGCAGGCGGATCGCCGACCGGTTCGGCGACAGCCCGACCGGACAGCTGGTCGCCGTGCTCGGGCTCTCCGGCGGGACGGCCGGCTTCATCAACAACACGCCGGTCGTGGCGGTGATGATTCCGATGGTGACGGAGCTCTCCAAGCGGACCGGCATCTCGCCGTCGCGGCTGCTCATCCCGGTGTCGTACGTCTCGATGCTGGGCGGGATGCTGACGCTCATCGGCACCTCCTCGAACATCCTCGCCTCCGACGTCTACGACCGGGTCGGCGGCGAGGCCACGGAGCCGTTCGCGATGTTCGAGTTCACGGCCCTCGGCGCGCTCCTGCTCGTCGTCGGGACGGCGTACCTGCTCGTCGCGGCGCCGCGGCTGCTCCCCGAGCGCGTGAAGGCGCGGATGGAGCTCACCGACGAGTTCGAGATGACGCAGTACCTGACCGAGGTCGTCGTCTCGGCGGACTCGCCGATGATCGGCCGCTCCGTCGAGGGCGCCCTCTCGGACATCGACGTCGACGCGGACATCGTCCAGCTCATCCGGAACGGGCAGGCGTTCAACGAGCCGCTGGCGCGCAAGGAGGTCCGCGCCGACGACATCCTCGTCCTCCGGGTCGACCGCGAGAGCCTCGTCGGGCTGATGGACGCGGAGGGGCTGACGTTCGCCCCCGACGCCGAGGTGACCGACGAACTGCTGGAGGCCGACGAGGAGGCCGTCGAGGAGCTGGAGGAGACCGACGACGACCAGCGGCTCGTCGAGATCGTCCTCACCCCCGATACGAACCTGCTGGGGGAGACCCTGGAGACGCTGAACTTCCGGCAGCGCTACGACGCCTCCGTCCTGGCGATCCGCCGCGGCGGCGACATCATCCACCAGCGGATGGACGAGCGCCGCCTCCGGGCCGGCGACACGCTGCTCATCCAGGCCAACGAGGAGACCGTCCGGCGGTTCCAGACGAACCGGAACTTCGTCGTCGCCCAGGAGCTGACCCGCCCGGACTTCCGCTCGGAACGCATCCCCGTCGCCGTCGGCATCGTCGCGGCCGTCGTCGCCGTCGCCGCGCTCGGCGTCCTCCCCATCATGGTCTCGGCGCTGGCGGGCATCATCGCGATGGTCGCGACCGGCTGCGTCCGCCCGAACGAGGTCTACGACGCCATCGACTGGAACGTCATCTTCCTGCTGGCGGGGCTCATCCCGCTCGGCGTCGCGATGGAGAACACCGGCGCGGCCGCCTGGCTGGCCGACGTCGTCGTCGCGAACAGCGCCGGCGTCGGCGTCGTCGCGATGGTCGGCATCTTCTACCTGTTCACGTCGCTGATCACGAACGTCGTCAGCAACAACGCCAGCGTCGTGCTGATGATCCCGGTCGCCTACGACGCCGGCCAGCAGCTCGGCGCCGACCCGTTCGCCTTCGTCCTCGCGGTGACGTTCGCCGCCTCGACGGCCATGCTCACCCCTATCGGCTACCAGACGAACCTCATGGTGTACGGCCCCGGCGGCTACAGGTTCACCGACTTCACCCGCATCGGCGCGCCGCTGCAGCTCATCCTCACCGTGGTGACGACGCTCGGCATCGTCTGGCTCTACGGCGTCTGA
- a CDS encoding DUF5815 family protein, which yields MADPRVPGGDRGQLELPCGETVHAHQLDMGMREFGCDCGDVHAVVVDVHPVSRFVPESIGDVLRETIETDDEFPEFGIAHVMGVVMEEFPDEVAVADVSEDGSVGYALVWVTDFDSRRLHEIVVELLVELMEHAVSHADEETASEFETQMLDFDVEAFVDEYRDQGDFDSEIDTPV from the coding sequence ATGGCAGACCCTCGCGTCCCCGGCGGCGACCGCGGGCAGCTCGAACTCCCCTGCGGCGAGACGGTCCACGCCCACCAGCTGGACATGGGGATGCGCGAGTTCGGCTGCGACTGCGGGGACGTCCACGCGGTCGTCGTCGACGTCCACCCGGTCTCGCGGTTCGTCCCCGAGTCGATCGGCGACGTGCTCCGGGAGACCATCGAGACCGACGACGAGTTCCCCGAGTTCGGCATCGCCCACGTCATGGGCGTCGTCATGGAGGAGTTCCCCGACGAGGTCGCCGTCGCCGACGTCTCCGAGGACGGCTCGGTCGGCTACGCGCTCGTGTGGGTGACGGACTTCGACTCCCGGCGGCTCCACGAGATCGTCGTCGAGCTGCTCGTCGAGCTGATGGAGCACGCGGTCAGCCACGCCGACGAGGAGACGGCCTCGGAGTTCGAGACCCAGATGCTGGATTTCGACGTCGAGGCGTTCGTCGACGAGTACCGCGACCAGGGGGACTTCGACTCCGAGATCGACACGCCGGTGTGA
- a CDS encoding amino acid ABC transporter permease: MTTAEETRGSAVGDLPGRRRLVVGAVGVVFWTWLLLRWAYHNTLVDRLFTAVGFPDLVQSERGVRFREPWIPAGPFESVAATLGGVADALGPVGLPVEWLAWLFDLAGFATTTGPQLAAGAFITVYLTLLSMLFGLVIAVPLSVARVYGGPLVRGVSLAYTELIRGTPLLAQLFFLYFGLPLGSIFNDFGFVGEGAVPQAAIFVAVVGFTINSSAYQAEYIRAALQSVDPGQLTAARSVGLTKLQGIRHVVLPQGLRFAIPGWTNEFIYLIKYSSLAAFITVPELFRRARDVGSDTFRYTDIYVVVAVFYLALVLTTALAMGKLESSLAIPGVGSSSGRD, encoded by the coding sequence ATGACGACCGCCGAGGAGACGCGCGGCAGCGCCGTCGGCGACCTGCCCGGCAGGCGACGGCTCGTCGTCGGCGCCGTCGGCGTCGTCTTCTGGACGTGGCTGCTCCTCCGGTGGGCCTACCACAACACGCTGGTCGACCGGCTCTTCACCGCCGTCGGCTTCCCGGACCTCGTTCAGTCCGAGCGGGGCGTCCGGTTCCGCGAACCGTGGATCCCGGCGGGTCCGTTCGAGTCCGTCGCTGCGACGCTCGGCGGCGTCGCCGACGCCCTCGGACCGGTCGGCCTCCCGGTCGAGTGGCTCGCCTGGCTGTTCGACCTCGCCGGGTTCGCGACGACGACCGGCCCGCAACTCGCCGCGGGCGCGTTCATCACCGTCTACCTGACGCTGCTGTCGATGCTGTTCGGCCTCGTCATCGCCGTCCCGCTGTCGGTCGCGCGGGTCTACGGCGGGCCACTGGTCCGCGGCGTCTCGCTGGCGTACACCGAGCTCATCCGCGGGACCCCCCTGCTCGCCCAGCTGTTCTTCCTGTACTTCGGGCTGCCGCTCGGCAGCATCTTCAACGACTTCGGGTTCGTCGGCGAAGGCGCGGTCCCGCAGGCCGCAATCTTCGTCGCCGTCGTGGGCTTCACCATCAACTCCTCGGCGTACCAGGCGGAGTACATCCGCGCTGCGCTGCAGTCGGTCGACCCCGGCCAGCTGACGGCGGCCCGCTCGGTCGGGCTCACGAAGCTGCAGGGCATCCGCCACGTCGTGCTGCCGCAGGGGCTCCGCTTCGCCATCCCCGGCTGGACTAACGAGTTCATCTACCTCATCAAGTACTCCTCGCTGGCGGCGTTCATCACGGTCCCCGAGCTGTTCCGGCGCGCCCGCGACGTCGGCTCCGACACGTTCCGGTACACGGACATCTACGTCGTCGTGGCGGTGTTCTACCTCGCGCTCGTGCTGACGACGGCGCTGGCGATGGGGAAACTCGAATCGTCCCTCGCGATCCCGGGCGTCGGGAGCAGCTCGGGCCGGGACTGA